TGTGATGCTGAAAACGTACTTCACGCAATTGTTCGTAAAACTGCACCGCATGGTGACACAGGGAGAAGAGCAAAAAAAGGACGACGTGACGATGAGCCACTTTCGAAAATTTCAGAAGAAGATCAAGGAAGCCAATGCGCCTAAAAGTATTCCGGAGTTTGCGGATGAACTCCACATTACGCCTGTTCATCTCAACCGAATCTGTCGTGCGGTAGCCGGTAAGTCCGCTATTCAGCTGGTGCATCAAAATCTGATTGCCGAAGCGCAGAAATACCTGCTGCATACATCGTATTCGGTCTCTGAAATTGCGTACCTGCTTAAATTCGAGTATCCCAACTACTTCGCTAAATTGTTTAAAAAATACGTAGGGATGTCGCCGGTCGAATTCAGGCAACGGGACAGAAAGTAGCCCTTTCTGAATGTTTTGGTCAAGGTTTTGAGTAGTTTCGCGCCGAACTTATATTCATAGAACCCAATGTCTGAATTTCCGCCCTGTCCCCAATGTAAATGTGAATACACCTATCCGAGTGATAATGTATTGGTATGTCCTGAATGTTTTTATGAATGGAATCCCGCAGAAGCAGGCCCCGAAGCAAGTGAAGAGACAGGCACGAAAGTGCTGGATTCCAACGGCAACGAACTCCAAAACGGCGACACCGTGGTAGTCATCAAAGACCTGCCCGTAAAAGGGGCCC
Above is a window of Runella slithyformis DSM 19594 DNA encoding:
- a CDS encoding zinc ribbon domain-containing protein YjdM, producing MSEFPPCPQCKCEYTYPSDNVLVCPECFYEWNPAEAGPEASEETGTKVLDSNGNELQNGDTVVVIKDLPVKGAPRSIKAGTKVKNIRLSDSNDGHNIDCKIDGFGAMGLKSEFVRKA